From Granulicella sp. WH15, the proteins below share one genomic window:
- a CDS encoding zinc-binding dehydrogenase produces MKAMVLREHGGPEKLLLETDFPDPKAGAGEVIVRVRATSLNYHDIFTRRGMPGIKVPFPAIMGLDVAGEIVEVGEGVEGWSTGDRVLVDPINRVEGGLMGETVHGGLAELCRAKDHQLIRIPDGVSFEEAAALPCAYGTAIRMMSTIGEVSKGERVLILGASGGVGVCCLQLAKLAGAEVVACASTPDKLARLKELGADHTINYRETDFVKEIYALYGKPNRRSAGAKLGVDVAVNYTGGDTWVKTLRCLRVGGRLLTCGATAGFDPQEDLRFIWTFELKILGSNSWARTDVEKLLALVQSGELKVILDGSYPLAETNDALRRIEDREVFGKLVIVP; encoded by the coding sequence ATGAAGGCAATGGTGCTGCGTGAACATGGAGGACCGGAGAAGCTTCTCCTCGAGACCGACTTCCCTGACCCGAAGGCGGGTGCGGGCGAGGTGATCGTGAGGGTTCGCGCGACTTCGCTCAACTATCACGATATCTTTACCCGGCGCGGGATGCCCGGCATCAAGGTTCCATTCCCCGCGATTATGGGACTCGATGTCGCTGGTGAGATTGTTGAAGTGGGTGAGGGTGTTGAGGGCTGGTCGACGGGCGACCGCGTGCTCGTCGACCCTATCAATCGCGTCGAAGGCGGACTGATGGGTGAGACAGTCCATGGCGGGCTGGCGGAGCTGTGCCGCGCCAAGGATCATCAACTGATACGTATTCCTGATGGTGTCTCCTTTGAAGAAGCGGCGGCGCTGCCCTGTGCGTATGGCACAGCCATCCGCATGATGTCGACGATCGGCGAGGTGTCCAAGGGAGAGCGGGTTCTTATCCTGGGCGCTAGCGGCGGTGTGGGCGTCTGCTGCCTGCAGCTCGCCAAGCTGGCCGGGGCGGAGGTGGTCGCCTGCGCCAGTACGCCCGATAAGCTCGCACGATTGAAGGAGCTGGGAGCCGATCACACGATCAACTATCGCGAGACCGACTTCGTCAAGGAGATCTATGCGCTCTATGGCAAGCCGAACCGGCGCAGCGCCGGGGCTAAGCTGGGCGTTGACGTTGCGGTGAACTATACGGGCGGTGACACCTGGGTGAAGACACTGCGCTGCCTGCGCGTGGGCGGACGTCTGCTCACTTGCGGCGCTACTGCCGGGTTCGATCCGCAGGAGGACCTGCGCTTCATCTGGACCTTCGAGCTGAAGATTCTCGGCTCCAATAGCTGGGCTCGTACTGACGTTGAGAAGCTGCTTGCGCTGGTGCAGAGCGGCGAGCTGAAGGTCATCCTCGATGGCAGCTATCCGCTGGCCGAGACCAATGATGCACTACGCCGGATTGAAGACCGCGAGGTCTTCGGAAAGTTGGTCATCGTTCCATGA
- a CDS encoding VOC family protein, giving the protein MDQENSRPLATQIDHLVVDAGDRMGEAERAYRAFGFHLTERGFHTLGSVNHLAVFQGLYLELLGMGAGSRRADIATFPEGLNGFVFAAGDVDQLYRDLLARGVAAKEPVFFSRPVTLADGIRDAKFDVVRLEPEASPFGRFYFCHHQTPELVWTPEAQVHPNGVVAISRVRVSVIDPVRLLEFFGHTLGDTLRVETGENRSSFRVGDVVVDLYSAPDPSLSSIWAEAKGRSAYMATLTFRTQSLTQTARVLRENGVAGVIFGSESILIPATNAFNVGLEFVEA; this is encoded by the coding sequence GTGGATCAGGAAAACTCCAGACCGCTCGCCACACAGATTGACCACCTGGTGGTGGATGCGGGAGACCGTATGGGTGAGGCCGAGCGTGCGTATCGAGCCTTCGGATTTCACCTTACGGAGCGCGGCTTTCATACGCTTGGCTCGGTGAATCATCTTGCGGTCTTTCAGGGACTATACCTTGAGCTGCTGGGCATGGGCGCTGGGTCCAGGCGAGCCGATATCGCCACGTTCCCGGAGGGTCTCAACGGCTTTGTCTTTGCTGCCGGTGATGTCGATCAGCTCTATCGCGATCTGCTAGCGCGAGGCGTGGCTGCAAAGGAGCCGGTCTTCTTCTCGAGGCCAGTCACGCTTGCAGATGGTATTCGTGATGCTAAGTTCGATGTGGTTCGATTGGAGCCGGAGGCGTCGCCCTTTGGGCGCTTCTACTTCTGTCATCATCAGACTCCTGAGCTGGTATGGACGCCCGAAGCGCAGGTGCATCCGAATGGCGTCGTCGCGATCTCTCGCGTGCGTGTGTCCGTTATTGACCCAGTGCGTTTGCTGGAGTTCTTCGGCCACACCCTGGGAGATACGCTGCGCGTTGAGACAGGAGAGAATCGATCGAGCTTTCGGGTAGGAGATGTGGTCGTCGATCTGTACTCCGCGCCCGATCCATCGCTCAGCAGCATCTGGGCCGAAGCCAAGGGCCGTTCGGCGTATATGGCAACGCTCACTTTTCGCACGCAATCGCTGACGCAGACCGCGCGAGTGCTCAGAGAGAATGGAGTAGCGGGCGTGATCTTCGGATCGGAGAGTATTCTGATACCAGCAACCAACGCGTTCAATGTTGGACTGGAGTTCGTAGAAGCATGA
- a CDS encoding class I adenylate-forming enzyme family protein — protein sequence MSMQSGARWSNLGAALSQDGNQDDPAIIDLGGETPPTTYSYRQLHELVQAIARGLLALGLSTGDRVAVVSANRAEYLAVFFAAMQAGLVPVPLNIKLPAAGIDLILRDAGARLVFCDAERASLCPTDIPRVCFGKVSAGTEAFEAFLSPGAFTPDEPVPDQAAMFLYTSGSTGVPKGVVLSHESHLWVLKMRRRPASTERLRTLIAAPLYHMNALATAHAALAQHDSVVLLPGFDVPTYIDAIERYKCNALTAVPTMFSMILKRPDLLARTDLSSVRSLRMGSAPVSPALFESLRKLFPNAQIANVYGTTEAGPIVFAPHPDGVPTPALSLGFKHPEVSLRIDGKGTGEADGVLEIKSPALLTEYYGRPEMTRKVFTEDGYYRTGDVFHRDALGFYFYVGRADDMFSCGAENIYPGEVEKMLERHSAVQQVAVVPIPDEIKGAKPVAFVVLKPHAQASEREIQQFALANAPAYQHPRRVWFVSELPLASTNKIDTKALIASALSNMQSDPEKRTT from the coding sequence ATGAGTATGCAATCTGGCGCGCGCTGGTCCAATCTGGGCGCTGCTCTCTCGCAAGATGGCAATCAGGATGACCCGGCCATCATTGATCTCGGTGGTGAAACTCCACCCACGACTTATAGCTATCGACAACTGCACGAGCTGGTCCAGGCCATCGCGCGTGGGCTGCTGGCTCTCGGTCTATCTACGGGTGATCGCGTTGCGGTAGTGTCGGCCAATCGGGCCGAGTACCTTGCCGTCTTCTTCGCAGCGATGCAGGCTGGGCTTGTTCCCGTTCCTCTCAATATCAAGCTGCCTGCCGCGGGGATTGACCTGATCCTTCGCGATGCCGGGGCCAGGCTCGTCTTCTGTGATGCGGAGCGCGCCTCACTTTGCCCCACAGATATTCCCAGAGTATGTTTCGGCAAAGTTTCGGCGGGCACTGAGGCCTTCGAAGCTTTTCTCTCGCCGGGAGCCTTTACGCCGGACGAGCCTGTGCCCGACCAGGCTGCGATGTTCCTCTATACCTCCGGTTCAACGGGCGTTCCTAAAGGTGTGGTGCTCTCGCACGAAAGCCATCTGTGGGTGCTAAAGATGCGTCGCCGTCCGGCTTCTACCGAGCGGCTGCGGACACTGATCGCCGCTCCTCTTTATCACATGAACGCGCTTGCGACGGCACACGCCGCACTGGCGCAGCATGACTCGGTCGTACTGCTGCCGGGCTTTGACGTACCCACCTACATCGACGCCATCGAACGATACAAGTGCAACGCGCTGACGGCGGTTCCAACCATGTTCTCGATGATCCTGAAGCGGCCGGATCTTCTTGCGCGCACCGATCTCTCTTCAGTTCGATCGCTTCGCATGGGCTCCGCGCCGGTCTCGCCGGCGCTCTTCGAGTCGCTTCGCAAGCTCTTCCCCAATGCGCAGATCGCCAATGTTTACGGCACTACGGAGGCGGGGCCCATTGTCTTCGCGCCTCATCCCGATGGTGTACCGACGCCTGCACTCTCACTTGGCTTCAAGCATCCTGAGGTTAGTCTGCGCATCGACGGCAAGGGGACCGGGGAGGCCGATGGCGTGCTTGAGATCAAGTCTCCCGCGCTACTCACCGAGTATTACGGCCGTCCGGAGATGACGCGCAAGGTCTTTACCGAGGATGGGTACTATCGCACCGGCGATGTCTTTCATCGCGATGCCCTTGGCTTCTATTTTTATGTTGGGCGGGCTGACGATATGTTCTCGTGCGGTGCGGAGAATATCTATCCGGGCGAAGTGGAGAAGATGCTGGAGCGACATTCTGCGGTCCAGCAGGTTGCCGTCGTTCCCATCCCCGATGAGATCAAGGGCGCGAAGCCGGTTGCCTTCGTCGTTCTCAAGCCGCACGCGCAGGCAAGCGAGCGGGAGATTCAACAGTTCGCACTGGCGAACGCACCGGCTTATCAGCATCCACGGCGTGTATGGTTTGTGAGTGAGCTGCCGCTGGCAAGCACGAATAAGATTGATACGAAGGCATTGATCGCATCCGCACTTTCGAATATGCAGAGCGATCCAGAAAAGAGGACGACATGA
- the ggt gene encoding gamma-glutamyltransferase has protein sequence MSTLAKKQDRWVARSVVVSTSGVVASESSLASQAAAVILAQGGNAVDAAVAANAVLGVVAPHSNGLGGDLFAIVYEAATGKYIGLNASGWSPAGLSVAWMQQRGMTEIPKKGIHSVSVPGVVDGWEKLLHRFGSRNFEQVLAAAIHFAEDGFPVAERSAMRWQENAHELIGEAQSSFLPDGRAPRFGEVFRSPGLARSLRSIARDGSQAFYQGEIAERILELSQAEGGLFTREDLSEFSSEWVEPITTTYRGWTVHELPPNGAGIAALSMLNIMENFPLREYGANSASALHHMIEAKKLAYADMLRYVCDPGHAAIPVEHILSKSYAAQRAALIEPDKACAAARPGQFLEPGGDTVYLSVADRHGNVVSLIQSNYMNFGSGLEARGTSFLLQNRANLFSADPSHPNVAAGRKRPLHTIIPAFLSKEDQIIAFGIQGGWNQSQAHAQFVSNIVDHDMTIQEAIEAPRFTKATFDGFDIQVEARIPLEIQRELEAKGHQVKQEGAFSEIMGGGQAVLCDRAAGVNYGASDPRKDGSAIPEPHAAL, from the coding sequence ATGAGCACGCTGGCTAAGAAACAAGATCGCTGGGTGGCGCGCTCTGTTGTCGTCTCGACGAGCGGGGTGGTCGCCAGCGAAAGCTCACTGGCATCGCAGGCTGCGGCCGTTATCCTTGCCCAGGGTGGCAATGCGGTCGATGCTGCCGTTGCGGCTAATGCTGTGCTCGGCGTCGTTGCTCCGCATAGCAACGGACTGGGCGGCGATCTGTTTGCCATCGTCTATGAGGCCGCTACAGGGAAGTATATTGGCCTCAACGCGAGTGGGTGGTCGCCCGCTGGTCTTAGCGTTGCGTGGATGCAGCAGCGGGGAATGACGGAGATCCCGAAGAAAGGTATCCATAGCGTCAGTGTTCCGGGCGTCGTGGATGGCTGGGAGAAGCTGCTCCACAGATTTGGCAGCCGCAACTTCGAGCAGGTGCTCGCTGCTGCGATCCACTTTGCTGAAGATGGGTTCCCGGTTGCGGAACGGTCTGCGATGCGCTGGCAGGAGAACGCGCACGAGCTCATTGGCGAGGCTCAGAGCAGCTTTTTGCCGGATGGCCGTGCGCCGCGTTTTGGCGAGGTCTTTCGCAGCCCCGGACTCGCTCGCAGCCTTCGTTCCATCGCCAGGGATGGCAGCCAAGCCTTCTACCAGGGGGAGATCGCGGAGCGCATCCTCGAGCTGTCGCAGGCTGAGGGCGGGTTGTTTACTCGCGAGGACTTGAGCGAGTTCAGCAGCGAATGGGTGGAGCCCATCACCACTACTTACCGTGGCTGGACCGTGCACGAGCTGCCTCCTAACGGCGCGGGTATCGCGGCGCTCTCAATGCTCAATATCATGGAGAATTTTCCGCTGCGAGAGTATGGAGCCAACTCCGCGAGTGCGCTGCACCACATGATTGAGGCCAAGAAACTGGCCTATGCCGACATGTTGCGCTATGTCTGCGATCCTGGCCATGCCGCGATCCCCGTGGAGCACATCCTATCGAAGAGCTACGCAGCCCAGCGTGCGGCTCTCATCGAGCCGGATAAAGCTTGTGCGGCGGCTCGTCCCGGGCAGTTCCTGGAGCCGGGTGGAGATACCGTTTACCTCAGCGTCGCCGATCGTCATGGCAATGTGGTCTCGTTGATCCAGAGCAACTACATGAACTTCGGCTCGGGTCTCGAGGCCAGGGGCACAAGCTTTCTGTTGCAGAATCGGGCCAACCTCTTCAGCGCCGACCCTTCGCATCCTAACGTTGCGGCGGGACGCAAGCGCCCTCTGCACACCATCATTCCGGCATTCCTCTCGAAGGAGGACCAGATCATCGCCTTCGGAATTCAGGGCGGATGGAATCAGTCGCAGGCGCACGCGCAGTTTGTCTCGAACATCGTTGACCATGACATGACCATCCAGGAGGCGATTGAAGCGCCTCGCTTTACCAAAGCGACGTTCGATGGCTTCGATATTCAAGTGGAGGCGCGTATCCCCTTAGAGATACAGCGGGAGCTCGAAGCCAAGGGACACCAGGTGAAGCAAGAGGGAGCGTTCTCAGAGATCATGGGTGGTGGGCAGGCTGTGCTTTGCGATCGCGCGGCGGGGGTGAACTATGGGGCCTCCGATCCGCGCAAAGACGGCTCTGCTATTCCCGAACCGCACGCTGCTCTCTGA
- a CDS encoding PaaI family thioesterase has translation MSTETLTAEQLQEKLQYSPFNRLLNLTVLHADAEKQEVTVRSQLRPEFERAEGSGQWHGGVISALIDTVGDYGLVMLVGRPLPTVNFRVDYLRPAINTSLTLVAKVRRIGKSVGIVDVDVLNDAGALIAIGRANYSMLV, from the coding sequence ATGAGCACCGAGACGCTTACTGCTGAGCAGCTTCAGGAGAAGCTGCAGTACTCTCCCTTCAATCGCCTCTTGAATCTGACCGTTCTTCATGCCGATGCAGAGAAGCAGGAGGTAACCGTGCGCAGCCAGTTGCGGCCTGAGTTTGAACGGGCCGAGGGCTCCGGCCAATGGCATGGTGGGGTGATCTCGGCCTTGATCGACACGGTGGGCGACTACGGACTGGTGATGCTGGTGGGGCGTCCACTGCCTACGGTCAACTTCCGTGTCGATTACCTGCGGCCCGCGATCAATACCTCGTTGACGCTGGTCGCCAAGGTGCGCCGTATAGGCAAGAGTGTCGGGATCGTCGATGTCGATGTGCTCAACGATGCGGGTGCTCTTATCGCGATTGGGCGTGCCAACTACTCCATGCTCGTCTGA